Below is a genomic region from Methanosphaera sp. ISO3-F5.
ATAGCTCTTGTGGCATGTACTACTCCAATCATACCCACTCCAGCTAATCTCATATCGGAGTATATTTCAAAGTCCCTGGTTTTTCGTACTTCGTCAAATATTGTGTAATCTGGCCGTACAAGTAGAAGAATGTCTGCTGTATTTTCCATGTCTCCTTCTAGTGGTGCGTACTGGGTTATGTTATCATCAAGGTTAAGATCTCTTGGTGATTCCATGGTTTTTACTATCTGCTCCATGTCATAGTAATAGTATTCTGCTAATGCTTGTGCGAACGTACTTTTTCCTGCTCCTGGTGAACCTGCAACTAGAATACCCTTGGCCTGGTTTGATAATCTGTCCATTAATTTTTCGGATACATTATAGTCATCAAGGTTAAGTTTATTCACTGGTTTAATTGCAGTAATTTCGAATCCGTCCGAAAATGGTGGTTTTGCTATTGTTACTCTAAGGTCTCCAAATTGTATGACTGTAGCACCTTTTTTATCAATTTCTATGAAGCAGTCATGTCTTAGTTTTGCTTGTTCTGTTACTTCTTTTGCAATTCGGTCAAGATCCTTGTATCTGAGTGGAACATAGTCTATTTCTACTAATTCTACATGTCCGGGTGTTCCTCGTTTACCTATTGGTGTCGTGTTTTCTCTTAGGTGTACTGAGGACATGTTTTCTGTGAAGAAACTTTCTAGTTCTGTTTTTTCAAGAGTTACTGGTCCTTCTTTTTCGAAGAATATTGTTTCTATTGCTTGTGTTTCTGCAATGTCTCTTTGTAGTTTGTCACTTGTTACAAGTATTGCATTATATTTTCTTGCAACATCTCGTATCATTGCATCTATTTCTCCACCACTTGCAATTGATATTTCATCTAATTGTGGTCTTCTTCCTACAAAGTTTATGCTTATTTTTCCTTCTTCACTTAGTTGTCTTATTTTTCTTATTTCTTCTATACCTTTATATCCTAATTCTTTTCTTCTGTTTGCATGATTTTCTATTTCTGATAATACTGCTTCTGGTATGAGTACTTCTGCGTCTGGGTATTCGTCCTGTATTAGTTCATAAAATTTTTGGTCTATGAGTATGCTAGTATCAGGTACTAGTTTTGTCACTATTTCACCTCCCTTAGTTGTATGTTTCGTCTGGATTAAATATTAGGTTAGTATTTTCTTCAATGTTTTTTCCGTCAGGGGATATTTTCCTGTAAAAACAGGAGTAATGTCCTGTATGGCATGCTCCACCGTTTTGTTTGATTTTGAATATTATTGCGTCCATGTCACAGTCGAATAGTATTTCCTTGACTTCTTGAACATGGCCTGATTCTTCTCCCTTAAACCAAACACTATTCCTGCTTGTACTAAAGTAATGAGCTTTACCTGTTTCAATGCTTTTATTGAAAGCTTCTTCATCAATAAATGCAACCATCAATATTTCATTACTTTCATAATCCTGTGCTATAGCTGTAGCTAACTTTTTTCCATTTATTTCGTGTCTGAAGTTAGGTTTAATCATCCACATCACCAAACTAGTGTGATAATCTTTCTATAGCATCATCTAAAGAAATCGTTTCCTGTTCTCCACTAAGCATATCCTTAAGTGTAACAGTATTATTTTCAACTTCACTCTGACCAATCATAATAACATTGCTGATATTATTGTTATTCGCATAAGATAAATTCTTTTTAAGTTTTTTACCTTTAAGATCAATATCAGTAATAATATCATTGCTACGTAACTTCTGAGCAACTCGTATAGCATCTAATTTAAAATCTTTCTTAATAGGAACAACAAGAACTTTATTATCATCATTACTTTCATACGCGAGGTTCTGCCTATGATAAGCTTCCATAATACGATCAAAACCAAAAGCAAAACCTGTAGATTCCACTTCTTCAGAATCAAAGAGTGCAGTTAAATTATATGTTCCTCCACCAGTAATCTGTTTTTCAGCTCCTAAATCAGGAACATAAACTTCAAACACAATTCCAGTATAATAGTCAAGTCCACGAGCAATAGATAATTTAACAGTATACTCTTCAAAACCAAAAGTTTCAACAACTTTCAAGGTTTCAATTAACTGACAGACAGCATCATAACTCTCTTCAATATCTTCCACAGAAGCTTTAAGATCTTCAAGGTCTCCTCGTGAACCATTAACATTAATAATTTTATTTATAATGTCCTTATACTCATCAGTTACACTACAATCATCAAGTAATGAGTTTAGTAATTCATAATCCTCCTTATCTATACTTGCAATAATTGAGGTAATATCTTCAGCGGAGATATTTAAATGATTAAGAACACCTTTAATAATACCAAGATGTCCTATGGCAACCTCATAATTTTTAATACCTACTTTACTCAGAGCATCGTTTGCCATGGCAATAATCTCTGCTTCATTATAAACTGGAGTTCCGCCAATAACTTCTATACCAAACTGCCAGAACTGCCTGAAACGTCCTGCTTGTGGTCTTTCATACCTGAAACAACTACCAAAATAATACATTTTCAAAGGTTTTGCTGCTTTCTGAAGGTTATTATTATATAATCTTGAAACACTAGCTGTAAGTTCTGGTCTAAGAGCTAAATCTCTTCCACCTTTATCCTGAAAATGATAAATTTCTTCCTTAATACCTTCACCACTTTTGGTAGTGAATAATTCCAAATCTTCAAAAATAGGAGTTTTAATCTCTTTAAATCCGTAATTTTCCACAACACTACGAATAGTGTTTTCCACATATTTTCTTTCTTCCATATCCTCAAATAGGAAGTCTCTAGTTCCTCTAGGTTTATTAAATTCCATATATATTACAACTCTACGATTATTTTAATGATATAATGTTATCATTAATTCCTTTCTCTATTAATTAATACATGTAATACTTACACATAACTATGAAAAAATAGTATGGATAAACAAGGCAACATACTAAAGTAATAGGGTAAAACAGTAATCCATAAAAAAAATAAACATCCACTTAAACAAGTAATAAATGATAAAACCCACTTAAACAGAGATTTATAATTACTTACAAATTACATAAATATATATAATTAATTATATATAGAATTTTACTCTAAAACGATAGGAATAAGTAAAGATGATAACAGGAAAAACCAAGATAACAGGAGTTATAGGACATCCTATAGAACATAGTATGTCACCACCAATGCATAATAATGCATACAAACAACTAAATATGGATTACGTCTACGTAGCATTCCATGTTCAACCAGAAAATATAGAAAAACTAATAAATTCATCAAAAACACTGGATATTAAAGGATTAAATGTAACAATACCACATAAAACCACAATAATACCATACCTTGACGAAATAGATGAAACAGCAGAAAAAATAGGTGCAGTTAACACAATACAATTCAAAAACGGAATAGCAAAAGGATATAACACAGACGGAATAGGTGCAATAAAATCAATACAAGAACACACCACCCTACAAGACAAAAATATTTTAATCATAGGAGCAGGAGGAGCATCAAAAGCAATATCATTCACATTAATCAACGAAAACATCAATTCATTAACAATAGCAAACCGTTCACAAAACAATGCAGAAAACCTGATAAACAACATAAAAAAACAAACAGAATTCACAAACATAAACTATCAACAAATAAACAACGTCGACGAAATACTCAATCAAACAGACATAATCATAAACACCACACCAATTGGAATGTATCCCAATCATCAGGTAAAACCACCAATAAAAACAGACAACATAAACAATAAACATGTGGTAATGGACATAATATACAATCCACTAGAAACACAACTACTAAAACAAGCAAAAGAAAATGGAGCAACAACAATAAATGGAACAAGTATGCTAATAAATCAAGGACTAGAATCATTCAAAATATTCACAGGAAAAGAAGCAACATACGAATCATTCGAAGAAGCCTTACTAGGCCAACTTAAAAAATAATAAGAGTTACATATAGAATAATTCTTCTATAGTACTTTTAAGAGTTTCAAGAGTCTCAACATTATCATGATGTTTATCATACTTCTCTTGAATATTTTTTCTATAAACTTCAACTTTTTCTAAGAAATTATCAAGAATTACTTGATTAACACTATCATGATGTTCACCATAACCTAAACGGTCAACAAACATCGCATTAAGAATTTGCTCATACTGTTTATTAACAGGAATACTCAGCACGGGCTTTTCTAACTGCAATGCTTCAGTAATTAAGGAAAAACCACCATTAGTAATCACACATTTAGCATCTTTAAAATCCTTAAATAACTGTTTTTCAGTAAATGATCTAAACAATACATTACCGTCACGTTCATCCTTATGAAAACCGTAAACAATAAATTTCTTATCAGAATTCTCTTTAAGCAACTTAATAAGCTGACTATTGGAGTCGCTGGTCTGATAAACAAGAATATAATCTTTAACAGTTGGTGTAAGAGCATATATTTCGTCACGAATTATTGGATGAACATACATGGTTGTATTCTCATTTTTTAGTGGAGGATAAAAATATGAATAAATTAATGTTCTATCCGCTCTTTGTATAAAAGCATGCACGACCGCTTCAGCAAAAAGTTTATCCTTAGCATACTTGGTAGGAGAATCATACTTAGCTTCAGTAATTACATGCATATTATCAATAGATAATAAAGGAATACTAAGAATATGTGACAATAGGTTTGCATAAAACTCAAAATCAGAAATAATCAAATCTGGTTTGAACTTCTTAGCTAACTTATACATCTTATTAATATTATTCTTCAAATCACTAGGAACATCCTTCATATTATAAACAAAAGTCTTCTTATAACGTGCCTCATTGTCTTCGTAAACAGTATTAAAGCCACTAATCTCATAAACATTCTCAAATTTG
It encodes:
- a CDS encoding MJ1255/VC2487 family glycosyltransferase; protein product: MKVSIIIPSYNEEEFLPNLLTSIQRQEFDDLEVIIADANSTDKTVEIAESYGCKVVPGGLPSVGRNNGAKVARGELLLFLDADSVLTNNYISSAVEEFELHNLGIAITQIVPLEKSFINQLTHEFANYMTKQISEIKPHGAGCYGILTYKSLHEKVNGFDETLDFGEDTDYIERIGKISRFKVLEKPRLLISTRRLEEEGLKDITLKYAKSTARQMVGSKVSLEELDYSFEHGVHRKKNRIFYSLCGEGLGHAIRSAVVIEYLINEGYDLIVFASDRAYKYLSNKFENVYEISGFNTVYEDNEARYKKTFVYNMKDVPSDLKNNINKMYKLAKKFKPDLIISDFEFYANLLSHILSIPLLSIDNMHVITEAKYDSPTKYAKDKLFAEAVVHAFIQRADRTLIYSYFYPPLKNENTTMYVHPIIRDEIYALTPTVKDYILVYQTSDSNSQLIKLLKENSDKKFIVYGFHKDERDGNVLFRSFTEKQLFKDFKDAKCVITNGGFSLITEALQLEKPVLSIPVNKQYEQILNAMFVDRLGYGEHHDSVNQVILDNFLEKVEVYRKNIQEKYDKHHDNVETLETLKSTIEELFYM
- the hisI gene encoding phosphoribosyl-AMP cyclohydrolase, with amino-acid sequence MKPNFRHEINGKKLATAIAQDYESNEILMVAFIDEEAFNKSIETGKAHYFSTSRNSVWFKGEESGHVQEVKEILFDCDMDAIIFKIKQNGGACHTGHYSCFYRKISPDGKNIEENTNLIFNPDETYN
- the hisS gene encoding histidine--tRNA ligase, which translates into the protein MEFNKPRGTRDFLFEDMEERKYVENTIRSVVENYGFKEIKTPIFEDLELFTTKSGEGIKEEIYHFQDKGGRDLALRPELTASVSRLYNNNLQKAAKPLKMYYFGSCFRYERPQAGRFRQFWQFGIEVIGGTPVYNEAEIIAMANDALSKVGIKNYEVAIGHLGIIKGVLNHLNISAEDITSIIASIDKEDYELLNSLLDDCSVTDEYKDIINKIINVNGSRGDLEDLKASVEDIEESYDAVCQLIETLKVVETFGFEEYTVKLSIARGLDYYTGIVFEVYVPDLGAEKQITGGGTYNLTALFDSEEVESTGFAFGFDRIMEAYHRQNLAYESNDDNKVLVVPIKKDFKLDAIRVAQKLRSNDIITDIDLKGKKLKKNLSYANNNNISNVIMIGQSEVENNTVTLKDMLSGEQETISLDDAIERLSH
- a CDS encoding PINc/VapC family ATPase, which encodes MTKLVPDTSILIDQKFYELIQDEYPDAEVLIPEAVLSEIENHANRRKELGYKGIEEIRKIRQLSEEGKISINFVGRRPQLDEISIASGGEIDAMIRDVARKYNAILVTSDKLQRDIAETQAIETIFFEKEGPVTLEKTELESFFTENMSSVHLRENTTPIGKRGTPGHVELVEIDYVPLRYKDLDRIAKEVTEQAKLRHDCFIEIDKKGATVIQFGDLRVTIAKPPFSDGFEITAIKPVNKLNLDDYNVSEKLMDRLSNQAKGILVAGSPGAGKSTFAQALAEYYYYDMEQIVKTMESPRDLNLDDNITQYAPLEGDMENTADILLLVRPDYTIFDEVRKTRDFEIYSDMRLAGVGMIGVVHATRAIDAVQRFIGRLELGIIPSVIDTAIYIDKGEINAVYSIELTVKVPTGMLEADLSRPIIEIKDFETGELFYEIYTYGEQTIVMDVNKTREESEDKEEEKSPVSKIVEKVIRKEVDRVAPNAIMEVSLISPNRVLLEIDEDHTGAVIGKNGRTISQIEERAGISIEVTTLEIKEIDNKIPINVKVSGNYLSLNFNKEDIGSSYDIIVEDEYLFTATVGKKANIRLKKDIEMAEIIIKAMKRDEPVYARLRNEELF
- the aroE gene encoding shikimate dehydrogenase, with the translated sequence MITGKTKITGVIGHPIEHSMSPPMHNNAYKQLNMDYVYVAFHVQPENIEKLINSSKTLDIKGLNVTIPHKTTIIPYLDEIDETAEKIGAVNTIQFKNGIAKGYNTDGIGAIKSIQEHTTLQDKNILIIGAGGASKAISFTLINENINSLTIANRSQNNAENLINNIKKQTEFTNINYQQINNVDEILNQTDIIINTTPIGMYPNHQVKPPIKTDNINNKHVVMDIIYNPLETQLLKQAKENGATTINGTSMLINQGLESFKIFTGKEATYESFEEALLGQLKK